Proteins encoded in a region of the Lentisphaera araneosa HTCC2155 genome:
- a CDS encoding glycoside hydrolase family 2 TIM barrel-domain containing protein gives MKDKIFACVLMFFSTLSSANPLQSIIDQVELKKGEIPNKPSKVELKKNAEGTWRIYINDKETPIQGAGGVIQPGMLEQFKLAGGNFTRTWGIGTLEDKVAGGERYIDRAWRLGIHVVPGLWIGHERHHFDYNDPEQLKKQREHVRQSVRKWKNHPAIAMWGLGNEMEDPVKQNPNPAVIKELEILAQIIKEEDPHHPVMTVIAGSGAGKVKSIMQHYPSIDVLGVNAYGSAAGTGEALKAHAWSKPFAVTEFGVMGFWEVPKTSWGAPIEPNSTDKSKTYYSSHKLVCDINEGKEMCLGTFAFLWGWKQEKTSTWFGMCLPTMEKLPQVDAMVKAWTGEWPENRCPNIMKISADFDQKVIEGDRLYVARVDAIDRNGDDLTYDWLVVEESLVVSVGGDPEDPPPSYP, from the coding sequence ATGAAAGATAAAATTTTCGCGTGTGTACTTATGTTTTTCTCAACACTTAGTTCGGCCAACCCGCTGCAATCAATTATTGATCAAGTGGAACTTAAAAAAGGTGAGATCCCCAATAAGCCCTCTAAAGTTGAACTGAAGAAAAATGCCGAAGGCACTTGGCGTATTTATATCAACGATAAAGAAACGCCTATTCAAGGGGCAGGTGGTGTTATTCAGCCCGGTATGCTCGAGCAATTTAAACTTGCAGGAGGGAATTTCACCCGTACTTGGGGGATTGGGACTCTCGAAGATAAAGTGGCCGGAGGTGAGCGTTACATTGATCGTGCATGGCGTTTGGGAATTCATGTGGTTCCTGGACTTTGGATTGGGCATGAGCGTCATCATTTTGACTATAACGATCCTGAACAACTCAAGAAGCAACGCGAGCACGTGCGTCAATCTGTACGTAAATGGAAAAATCATCCTGCGATTGCGATGTGGGGCTTGGGAAATGAGATGGAAGATCCCGTTAAACAAAATCCCAACCCAGCGGTGATTAAAGAGCTCGAAATTTTAGCTCAAATTATTAAAGAAGAAGATCCCCACCACCCAGTGATGACTGTGATCGCGGGTTCTGGTGCAGGTAAAGTCAAAAGCATTATGCAGCACTACCCAAGTATTGACGTTCTAGGTGTGAATGCCTATGGTTCAGCGGCTGGAACAGGTGAAGCACTGAAAGCTCATGCTTGGAGCAAGCCTTTTGCAGTGACGGAATTTGGCGTAATGGGTTTTTGGGAAGTTCCAAAAACTTCCTGGGGAGCGCCCATAGAACCCAATAGTACCGATAAATCAAAAACTTATTATTCTTCGCACAAACTCGTCTGCGATATTAACGAAGGAAAAGAAATGTGCTTGGGGACTTTCGCTTTCCTATGGGGTTGGAAACAAGAAAAAACCTCTACTTGGTTTGGCATGTGTTTACCGACAATGGAAAAGCTTCCACAAGTGGATGCCATGGTAAAGGCTTGGACTGGTGAATGGCCCGAAAATCGCTGCCCAAATATCATGAAGATCTCAGCAGATTTTGACCAAAAAGTCATTGAAGGCGATCGTTTGTACGTTGCCCGAGTCGATGCCATTGACCGCAATGGAGATGACCTGACTTATGATTGGCTCGTTGTGGAAGAAAGCCTTGTTGTAAGTGTGGGCGGGGATCCAGAAGATCCACCTCCTTCGTACCCAAA